Part of the Halostella litorea genome is shown below.
CGACTGGGAACTGGTGAAAGACATCGACGCCGCGGGGGCGTGGGTCGTCGAGGCGGCGGCCGACGAAGCGCCGCCCGACGCGGAAACTGCGAGCCGGGTCTACCTCCGGATCCGCTTCGACGTCGACTCGGCGCGCGGCGGGATCGGACTGCCGCGGTTCGTCTCCTTCGACTGGGTGGTCGACAAGGTGAAACCGAAGATCCGCGCGGAGGCCGAGGAGATAGTCGAGCGGATCGTCGCCGACCTGGAGGGGGAGCCACGTCCCGTCGACCTGGAGATACACACCGCGCCCGACGGATAGAAAACCACTTAGTGCCGCCCCGACACGATTCGGCAAATGCTCCGGAGGGTTGTTCCGTGCGCGTAATCGTGATCGGCGCGGGCGAAGTCGGGTCGAGCATC
Proteins encoded:
- a CDS encoding SRPBCC family protein — encoded protein: MDTVELSTLIHLPPEEVYEFLVDFPRYANYSEHLREVRRHGDGSPGTEYDLEFAWWKLSYTARSRVVAAQRPERIDWELVKDIDAAGAWVVEAAADEAPPDAETASRVYLRIRFDVDSARGGIGLPRFVSFDWVVDKVKPKIRAEAEEIVERIVADLEGEPRPVDLEIHTAPDG